In Kushneria marisflavi, the following are encoded in one genomic region:
- a CDS encoding histidine phosphatase family protein, with amino-acid sequence MKIILMRHGAPRVRFDEKMAAADFRHWVARYQLAGLDEGTRCDRALSVARECAAVACSDLPRSLESALRLEVGNIVYSDPLMREIDLPHGSGRWPTPSLPTTFWLIAFRALWLMGYHGNAEGRRAVFHRADAAASKLIELAREHCSVLFVGHGMINHLLARELISRGWQGPRRPGRAHWQYGVYEYQGQAIA; translated from the coding sequence ATGAAAATCATCCTGATGCGGCATGGGGCGCCGCGGGTGCGTTTTGACGAAAAGATGGCCGCTGCTGATTTCAGACACTGGGTGGCCCGCTATCAGCTGGCGGGTCTGGATGAGGGGACGCGTTGTGATCGCGCTCTGTCTGTGGCTCGTGAGTGTGCCGCCGTGGCCTGCAGCGATCTGCCGCGCTCGCTCGAGTCGGCGCTGAGACTGGAGGTAGGTAACATCGTCTACAGCGATCCCCTGATGCGCGAAATTGACCTGCCGCACGGCAGCGGCCGCTGGCCGACGCCGTCACTGCCGACCACCTTCTGGCTGATCGCCTTCCGTGCGCTGTGGCTCATGGGCTATCACGGCAATGCAGAAGGACGTCGAGCCGTTTTTCATCGCGCCGATGCGGCGGCCAGCAAGCTGATCGAGCTGGCCCGTGAACACTGCTCGGTGCTGTTTGTCGGCCACGGCATGATCAATCATCTGCTGGCGCGAGAGCTGATTTCCCGTGGCTGGCAGGGGCCCAGAAGGCCGGGCCGTGCCCACTGGCAGTACGGTGTGTATGAATATCAGGGTCAGGCCATCGCCTGA
- the speB gene encoding agmatinase codes for MFGLPYQGIATFLKAPQDSTRPFAFLGLPYDCSVTFRPGARMAPNALRRASMMLTDGRHPEFETDPCALVSDLGDLDIMQVGQHDALRRIEAGVMAACEQAPGQTLLCAGGDHMTTLGVLRAQRRLQGQPLSLIHFDAHCDTWSSHFGDDIGHGTFLRNAIDEGLVAPERVLSLGLRSPVEPSTRDWLCEQGGEWLSSRELMRLEGAALAQKVRERMGSSPIYVTFDIDVLDPAHAPGTGTPEIGGITTMKALELLEALREFNLIGMDVVEVSPPYDPQEITSLAAATLLWTFIAMRG; via the coding sequence ATGTTTGGTCTGCCGTATCAGGGTATCGCCACCTTCTTGAAGGCGCCGCAGGACAGTACGCGGCCCTTCGCCTTTCTGGGGCTGCCCTATGACTGCTCGGTCACCTTTCGCCCGGGCGCCCGTATGGCCCCCAATGCCCTGCGCCGGGCCAGCATGATGCTGACCGATGGCCGTCATCCCGAGTTTGAAACCGACCCTTGCGCGCTGGTCAGCGATCTTGGCGATCTCGACATCATGCAGGTCGGCCAGCATGACGCGCTCAGACGCATTGAAGCCGGCGTCATGGCTGCCTGCGAACAGGCGCCCGGCCAGACGCTTCTATGCGCCGGGGGCGATCACATGACCACGCTGGGCGTTCTGCGCGCGCAGCGCCGCCTGCAGGGTCAGCCGTTGTCGCTGATTCATTTCGATGCCCACTGTGATACCTGGTCCAGCCACTTCGGCGACGACATCGGCCATGGCACCTTTTTGCGCAACGCCATCGACGAGGGATTGGTCGCCCCGGAGCGGGTTCTGAGTCTGGGACTTCGCTCACCGGTCGAGCCGAGTACGCGGGACTGGCTGTGCGAGCAGGGTGGTGAGTGGTTGAGCTCGCGCGAGCTGATGCGACTGGAAGGTGCCGCGCTGGCACAGAAGGTACGCGAGCGCATGGGATCATCGCCCATCTACGTCACCTTCGATATCGATGTGCTGGATCCGGCTCATGCGCCAGGGACCGGCACGCCCGAGATCGGTGGTATTACCACCATGAAAGCGCTGGAGCTTCTGGAAGCCCTGCGGGAGTTCAATCTGATCGGTATGGATGTGGTGGAAGTGTCACCGCCCTATGACCCGCAGGAGATCACCTCGCTGGCGGCGGCCACGCTTTTGTGGACGTTTATTGCCATGCGCGGCTGA
- a CDS encoding alkaline phosphatase D family protein, whose translation MSKAVLEKVASDETVLDALPDVIAGPMLRRLLPERMTLWLVASRPLSLTLVLERQGERAMRLPLDEQQCRRLPIGTHAVVHMIDVALSPALVEGEIFQYDLLIENEGQHHGIAEWAPQLCHEGESQPTVRHAMTLTSIAHGSCRRPHHDAPDGLARLDRELQARRTTPEQWPSLLMMSGDQIYADDVAGPMLLAITALVKRLGLYHERFESAEISDSHDLLQDPWLYQRNQLLPATPENSLLQRYFFRGKKKPIFTAVGADNHLISLSEILAMYLLVWSPVAWQLIDIEPPELDDKAARRFEKERKALDHFIEELPAVRRVLAHLPTWMIFDDHDVTDDWNLTAQWEETALRHPFSRRIMGNAMIGYLICQGWGNAPERFDDELMAQLQAHAEAPEEETHDALINTLLAFDRWHYTLPTRPAMVVLDTRTRRWPNERVPHKPSGLMDWESLTELQQELMGHDAVIMVSAAPVFGVKLIETVQRVFVWLNRPLLVDAENWMSHRGAAHVMLNIFRHRQTPQNFIVLSGDVHYSFAYDVQLRGQHQRPRIWQVTSSGIRNEFPDTLLDTLDRINRWLFAAHSPVNWLTKRRHMRIKPRQPDNRSPGERLVNKAGIGLLRLDDQGRPREILQLGGDDQDVRFERDD comes from the coding sequence ATGTCAAAAGCCGTACTTGAAAAGGTGGCATCGGACGAGACTGTCCTTGACGCGCTGCCCGATGTGATTGCAGGTCCCATGCTGCGCCGCCTGCTGCCCGAACGGATGACGCTGTGGCTGGTGGCCTCAAGGCCGCTGTCACTCACGCTGGTTCTTGAGCGCCAAGGTGAGCGCGCCATGCGCCTGCCACTTGATGAACAGCAGTGCCGCCGCCTGCCCATTGGCACCCATGCCGTGGTCCACATGATCGATGTCGCCCTCTCTCCAGCGCTCGTTGAAGGAGAAATCTTTCAATACGATCTGCTGATCGAAAATGAGGGGCAACATCACGGCATTGCCGAGTGGGCACCGCAGCTGTGTCATGAGGGGGAGTCCCAACCGACCGTGCGCCATGCCATGACGCTGACCTCCATTGCCCACGGCTCATGTCGGCGGCCGCATCATGATGCCCCCGACGGACTGGCCCGGCTGGATCGGGAGCTTCAGGCCAGGCGCACCACACCCGAGCAGTGGCCTTCACTTTTGATGATGAGCGGTGATCAGATCTACGCCGATGATGTCGCAGGCCCCATGCTTTTGGCCATTACCGCGTTGGTCAAGCGCCTGGGGCTTTATCATGAGCGCTTTGAGTCGGCCGAAATCAGCGACAGTCACGACCTTCTACAGGACCCGTGGCTTTACCAGCGTAACCAGCTGCTGCCGGCCACGCCGGAAAACAGTTTGCTGCAGCGCTACTTCTTTCGCGGCAAGAAAAAACCGATCTTTACCGCGGTCGGAGCGGACAATCACCTGATCAGTCTGAGCGAGATACTGGCGATGTATCTGCTGGTCTGGTCACCCGTGGCCTGGCAGCTCATCGATATCGAGCCTCCCGAACTGGATGACAAGGCGGCCAGGCGCTTTGAAAAGGAACGCAAGGCACTGGATCATTTTATCGAGGAGCTGCCCGCGGTCCGTCGCGTCCTGGCGCATCTGCCCACCTGGATGATCTTTGACGATCATGATGTGACCGACGACTGGAATCTGACCGCCCAGTGGGAAGAGACGGCACTGAGACACCCCTTTTCGCGCCGCATCATGGGCAATGCCATGATCGGCTACCTGATCTGTCAGGGCTGGGGCAATGCGCCCGAGCGCTTTGACGACGAGCTCATGGCACAGCTTCAGGCCCATGCCGAGGCTCCTGAAGAAGAAACACATGACGCCCTGATCAATACGCTGCTGGCGTTTGATCGCTGGCACTACACCCTGCCGACCCGGCCGGCCATGGTGGTGCTGGATACCCGAACCCGGCGCTGGCCCAATGAGCGGGTCCCGCACAAGCCCTCGGGCCTGATGGACTGGGAGTCACTGACCGAGCTGCAACAGGAGCTCATGGGACACGACGCCGTCATCATGGTCTCGGCCGCACCGGTGTTTGGCGTCAAGCTGATCGAAACCGTGCAGCGCGTTTTTGTCTGGCTCAATCGCCCCTTGCTGGTGGATGCCGAAAACTGGATGTCTCATCGCGGCGCTGCCCACGTCATGCTCAACATCTTTCGGCATCGCCAGACGCCACAGAATTTCATCGTTCTGTCAGGGGATGTGCACTACAGCTTTGCCTACGACGTGCAGCTGCGAGGACAGCATCAACGCCCCCGCATCTGGCAGGTGACCAGCAGCGGCATCCGCAACGAGTTCCCGGATACCCTGCTTGATACTCTGGACCGGATCAATCGCTGGCTGTTTGCGGCCCACTCTCCGGTGAACTGGCTGACCAAGCGCCGCCATATGCGGATCAAGCCCCGCCAGCCGGATAATCGCTCTCCGGGCGAGCGGCTGGTCAACAAGGCGGGGATCGGTCTTTTGCGTCTGGACGACCAGGGGCGACCACGGGAGATTCTCCAGCTGGGCGGTGATGATCAGGACGTACGCTTTGAGCGCGATGACTGA
- the cra gene encoding catabolite repressor/activator, whose amino-acid sequence MTLAEIARLAGVSRTTASYVINGKSRQHRISEATVKRVMAVIEEHGYRVDAQAAALRRGVSRTLGFVLPDLENTSYARLAKLLEQGARSAGYQLLMVSSNDDPDTERELLSALQARRCDALIVASSLPPGDSRYQRLIDTGMPIVAVDRALDDTLMPCIISENHQTAMTLTASVLSRPEPTPQPQEVLWLDALPGLANTLERRDGFMAAIRACDGQTPHAYHRCGGRYDRETGMALMREHLEHHDMPQALVTASYTLLEGALDVLLTKYSMETLQARALRMATFGNDRLLDFLPLKVNSMQQNLERIAALALSSVMEGINGRLCPGTVEVERTLIRRY is encoded by the coding sequence ATGACGCTTGCAGAGATTGCGCGCTTGGCGGGCGTATCACGGACCACGGCAAGCTACGTCATCAACGGAAAGTCGCGCCAGCACCGCATCAGCGAGGCGACGGTCAAACGCGTCATGGCGGTGATCGAGGAGCACGGCTATCGGGTTGATGCCCAGGCGGCCGCCCTGCGCCGCGGGGTCAGCCGTACCTTGGGATTTGTTCTGCCTGATCTGGAGAACACCAGCTACGCACGGCTGGCCAAGCTTTTGGAACAGGGCGCACGCAGTGCGGGATATCAGCTGTTGATGGTCAGCTCCAACGATGACCCGGACACGGAAAGAGAACTCCTCAGCGCCCTGCAGGCCAGGCGCTGTGATGCTCTGATCGTGGCATCAAGCCTGCCGCCGGGTGACAGCCGCTATCAGCGTTTGATCGACACCGGCATGCCGATAGTGGCCGTGGATCGGGCACTGGATGACACACTGATGCCCTGCATCATCAGTGAAAACCATCAGACCGCCATGACGCTGACCGCCTCGGTACTGTCCCGCCCGGAGCCGACACCACAGCCACAGGAGGTGTTGTGGCTTGACGCACTGCCAGGACTTGCCAATACCCTTGAGCGACGCGATGGCTTCATGGCCGCGATCAGGGCCTGTGACGGGCAGACACCACACGCCTACCATCGCTGCGGCGGGCGCTATGATCGAGAAACCGGTATGGCACTCATGCGTGAACACCTTGAGCATCACGATATGCCCCAGGCACTGGTGACCGCCTCCTACACGCTGCTTGAAGGCGCGCTGGACGTATTGCTGACGAAGTATTCAATGGAGACGCTGCAGGCGCGCGCCCTGCGCATGGCGACCTTTGGTAATGACCGGCTGTTGGACTTTCTGCCGTTGAAGGTCAATTCGATGCAGCAAAACCTTGAGCGCATCGCGGCACTGGCGCTGTCCAGTGTCATGGAGGGGATCAACGGTCGACTCTGCCCCGGCACGGTCGAAGTAGAACGCACCCTTATCCGGCGATACTGA
- a CDS encoding purine-nucleoside phosphorylase has translation MIDLRLLAVTFLTLPLSLPALADAQKADQDSRDSGMAQEATTKEAKEPEHAEETASSNDDEDTDETAAKKAEEQKPRHVRAMVITTFGPERKVWAEKLAPTQDIEVPGLHGSFGSVSCNDDDVCLMTTGKGYANAATSISTLAFSPKFDLSDSWFLVSGVASIDPRQGTLGTPTWPRYLVDFGIQWELDARDIPEGWTTGYLSINTHTPTQDPHQEYGTEFYHLDDALVDRAVKLSEGVELADSDGAAAYRKHYDYAPANEAPTVVQCDSVSSDTWWYGNRLADRAGQLGKQVAGDKASICTGQQEDNAILTALKRADEAGRLQRERTVVVRAGASFNRPYEGLSDADGLIGYAKQGGYTPALTNMVRAGYPLIEAIVNDWDDWQKGVPEKTDQEPSSPDKADASEQGAASEGDASQKRDAPASDDEDEASS, from the coding sequence ATGATTGATCTCCGTTTGCTGGCAGTTACTTTTCTGACCCTGCCGCTGTCGCTCCCCGCGCTGGCCGATGCACAAAAGGCCGATCAGGACAGCAGGGATAGCGGTATGGCGCAGGAGGCCACGACGAAGGAGGCAAAGGAGCCTGAGCACGCCGAGGAAACGGCTTCCTCGAACGATGACGAGGACACCGATGAGACGGCCGCCAAAAAGGCCGAGGAGCAAAAGCCGCGCCATGTCCGGGCGATGGTGATTACTACCTTTGGCCCCGAGCGCAAGGTCTGGGCCGAGAAGCTGGCACCGACACAGGACATCGAAGTGCCCGGTCTGCACGGCTCGTTCGGCAGTGTCAGCTGCAACGATGACGATGTGTGCCTGATGACCACCGGCAAGGGCTATGCCAATGCCGCGACCTCCATCTCCACGCTGGCGTTTTCGCCGAAATTCGATCTCTCGGACAGCTGGTTTCTGGTCTCGGGTGTGGCCAGTATTGATCCGCGTCAGGGGACGCTGGGCACGCCCACCTGGCCGCGTTATCTGGTGGATTTCGGTATCCAGTGGGAACTTGATGCCCGCGATATTCCAGAGGGCTGGACCACGGGATATCTGAGCATCAATACCCATACCCCGACTCAGGACCCGCACCAGGAGTATGGCACCGAGTTCTATCATCTTGATGATGCACTGGTGGATCGGGCCGTTAAGCTTTCAGAAGGTGTTGAGCTTGCTGACAGCGATGGTGCTGCGGCCTATCGCAAGCACTACGACTATGCGCCTGCCAACGAGGCGCCCACGGTTGTGCAGTGTGACAGCGTTTCCAGTGATACCTGGTGGTATGGCAATCGACTCGCCGACCGCGCCGGCCAGCTCGGCAAGCAGGTGGCCGGCGACAAGGCCAGCATCTGCACCGGTCAGCAGGAAGACAACGCCATTCTGACGGCGCTCAAGCGTGCCGACGAAGCTGGTCGCCTCCAGCGAGAACGTACCGTGGTGGTCCGCGCAGGTGCCAGCTTCAATCGCCCCTACGAAGGGCTTTCCGATGCCGATGGCCTGATTGGCTATGCCAAGCAGGGCGGTTATACGCCGGCATTGACCAATATGGTACGTGCGGGCTATCCACTGATCGAAGCCATCGTCAATGATTGGGACGACTGGCAGAAGGGCGTGCCTGAGAAGACGGATCAGGAGCCATCCTCGCCTGACAAGGCAGACGCTTCCGAACAGGGTGCGGCATCAGAAGGTGATGCCAGCCAGAAGCGCGATGCGCCGGCCAGTGATGACGAAGATGAGGCCTCGAGCTGA
- a CDS encoding sensor domain-containing diguanylate cyclase — protein MPYPNSLRNRFIITLSIMLVLVMGILVFILHQLMIPNLISEERQSAHVYANALQRGIDQNARSLGDMAYQWASWVSTREFMEGKLPDFPQTHITPAVFADHEADLMLITDINDGVAWVAGRNPVNGRVTSCARPEGPCRWAIEQVRQIQRQLPMADTTPRIGIAPGFALLSTWPVARQDSPLASGKLTLVRFLPGQWQLNPEDSASTLTLSTARQNTESDNGATRADIDATSDDSLLLTLIRESATPGYEVLMTTRLDRRGLRTGIERFNLTMLGALGLLLGIMMLMLWIFRAIVLRPIAELSRYAMALRQSPGEHLESPPPWLQARGDELGIMAREFQTLIKELNDRNAHLKALTNRDALTGLGNRRLLDRQLPRILSLTHRLDRPVALIMIDVDHFKLYNDFYGHPEGDQCLKTIAETLSDIFQRESDLVARIGGEEFVIVLPDFDLDRAMDIARGVCTAMEAQCLPHEPSPTHKYVTISAGVAISSPEHPLPGEVLIKRADEALYQIKKSSRNAVGCASPG, from the coding sequence ATGCCCTATCCGAACTCGTTGCGTAATCGATTCATCATCACGCTCTCCATCATGCTGGTGCTGGTCATGGGCATTCTGGTCTTTATTCTGCATCAGCTGATGATTCCCAACCTGATCAGTGAAGAGCGTCAGAGCGCCCACGTATACGCCAACGCATTGCAAAGAGGCATCGATCAAAATGCTCGCTCACTCGGTGATATGGCCTATCAGTGGGCAAGCTGGGTCAGCACCCGGGAGTTCATGGAAGGCAAGTTGCCGGACTTCCCACAAACCCACATTACCCCTGCCGTCTTCGCCGATCACGAAGCCGACCTGATGTTGATTACCGACATCAATGATGGCGTCGCCTGGGTGGCCGGGCGCAACCCGGTCAATGGCAGGGTGACGTCCTGTGCCAGACCGGAAGGCCCCTGCCGCTGGGCCATCGAGCAGGTCCGTCAGATCCAGAGGCAGCTGCCGATGGCCGACACCACGCCACGCATCGGCATCGCGCCAGGGTTTGCCCTGCTCAGCACCTGGCCCGTCGCACGCCAGGACAGTCCGCTGGCGTCGGGTAAACTGACACTGGTACGTTTTCTGCCCGGGCAATGGCAGCTCAACCCGGAAGACAGCGCCTCGACCCTGACGCTTTCGACCGCTCGCCAGAACACTGAGAGCGACAATGGCGCGACCAGGGCAGACATTGACGCCACCAGTGACGATAGCCTGCTCCTGACGCTGATCAGAGAAAGTGCCACGCCCGGCTATGAGGTGCTGATGACCACCCGCCTTGATCGCCGGGGTCTGCGCACCGGTATCGAGCGCTTCAACCTGACCATGCTGGGCGCCCTGGGGCTTTTGCTGGGGATCATGATGCTGATGCTATGGATATTTCGCGCCATCGTACTGCGCCCGATCGCCGAGCTTTCCCGCTATGCCATGGCCCTGCGTCAGTCACCGGGCGAGCATCTGGAATCACCGCCCCCCTGGCTACAGGCACGTGGCGATGAACTTGGCATCATGGCGCGCGAGTTTCAAACACTGATCAAGGAGCTCAACGATCGCAACGCGCACCTCAAGGCACTGACCAACCGTGATGCCCTGACAGGGCTTGGCAATCGGCGCCTGCTGGATCGTCAGCTGCCGCGTATTCTCTCCCTGACCCATCGGCTTGATCGCCCCGTGGCACTGATCATGATCGATGTCGACCACTTCAAGCTCTACAACGACTTCTACGGCCATCCGGAGGGCGATCAGTGCCTCAAGACCATCGCCGAAACGCTCAGCGACATCTTTCAGCGCGAATCGGATCTTGTGGCCCGCATCGGCGGAGAGGAGTTCGTGATCGTACTGCCCGACTTCGACCTTGACCGCGCCATGGACATCGCTCGCGGGGTCTGTACCGCCATGGAGGCGCAGTGCCTGCCTCATGAGCCTTCGCCCACCCACAAATACGTCACCATCAGTGCCGGTGTGGCGATCTCCTCGCCCGAGCATCCGCTCCCGGGCGAGGTTCTGATCAAGCGGGCCGACGAGGCGCTCTATCAGATCAAGAAAAGCAGCCGTAACGCCGTTGGATGTGCCAGTCCCGGCTGA
- the ptsP gene encoding phosphoenolpyruvate--protein phosphotransferase, whose product MLTLKSDAVLLNQHASDWRDALNQAGQALMEGGLAREGYRDALFEREEQSSTWLGNGIAIPHGTQKSREHVLATGVRLLQFPDGVQWHDGNRVHLIITIAAQSDEHLDILRQLTHVLDREGVSEKLARAEGAEEVVSLLSKAPITARLDGDTIVQGVPARSTLELTAAAASRLEQLGCVERRFVADILAQQAVSLGQQLWLVRSATGVHQPALGLALPQAHIDGVAGIFCLAESGNAHDVLLDRLVTVLEEGKGEELARLGRDALLARLSGESANAETVRVRVRNAHGLHARPAKQLVQVARAQGMPVRVRLAEGGNEAVSAASLTKVIGLGARRGQMLIFSAEGAGAREAVEAMAEALRGGLGEEVTPLGDTSDARPSRNRQTPREPVVAPAADTPLTAVPASPGMAIAPVFVMRPPEFHYEETASDREAQKARLGEAIKEAEQQLEEMIRAAGGEVAEILSMHEEMLGDPELREAAYEAINEGKSAEGGWWRAIDVAARAQEALADRLLAERAADLRDVGRRVLGNLCGVKMPDPPTHPYILVTDDVGPSDVARLDTSRVRGILTARGGATSHSAILARALGIPAVVGAGETIMALDNGIDMILDGERGRVIPAPDPERRARTELSIREREIREREAFEVRFEPAVTRDGHRVEVAANLGNTAHAADAVERGAEAVGLLRTEFVFMAHPQAPDLDTQIVEYRQAFDALGADRALVARTLDVGGDKPLDYWPVPAEDNPFLGLRGIRLALTRPDVLETQIRALLMAAGDRPLRIMFPMVKDVEEFHAGKAIFDRVQAEVQASDVQLGVMIEIPSCALLAPSLAEHVDFFSIGTNDLTQYTLAIDRGHSRLSAQADGLHPAVLRLIQMTVDAAHAKGRWVGVCGELGSDPQAIGVLMGLGVDELSVSSRQIPLVKQRIRSLNLDESRALAQRALACPTAADVRAMLESLA is encoded by the coding sequence ATGCTCACGCTGAAAAGTGATGCCGTTTTGCTCAATCAGCACGCCAGCGACTGGCGTGATGCGCTCAACCAGGCCGGTCAGGCGCTCATGGAAGGCGGGCTTGCCCGCGAAGGCTATCGCGACGCTCTCTTCGAACGTGAAGAGCAGAGTTCGACCTGGCTTGGCAACGGCATTGCCATTCCACATGGCACCCAGAAAAGTCGAGAGCATGTGCTGGCCACCGGCGTGCGGCTTCTGCAGTTTCCCGACGGCGTTCAGTGGCACGATGGCAATCGTGTTCACCTGATTATCACCATTGCTGCGCAAAGCGATGAGCATCTCGACATTCTGCGCCAGCTCACCCATGTGCTCGACCGGGAAGGCGTGTCGGAAAAACTGGCCCGCGCGGAAGGGGCCGAAGAAGTGGTCAGTCTGCTGTCAAAGGCTCCAATCACGGCACGTCTGGATGGCGACACGATCGTCCAGGGCGTGCCGGCCCGCTCGACACTGGAACTGACGGCGGCCGCCGCGTCGCGTCTTGAGCAGCTGGGCTGCGTGGAGCGTCGTTTTGTGGCGGATATTCTGGCGCAGCAGGCCGTTTCGCTGGGGCAGCAGCTGTGGCTGGTGCGCAGTGCCACCGGTGTTCATCAGCCGGCCCTGGGGCTGGCGCTGCCGCAGGCGCATATCGATGGCGTGGCAGGTATCTTCTGCCTGGCCGAGAGCGGCAACGCTCACGACGTGCTGCTGGACCGCCTGGTAACCGTGCTGGAAGAGGGCAAGGGCGAAGAGCTGGCACGGCTGGGGCGCGATGCGCTGCTGGCGAGGCTTTCCGGCGAATCGGCCAATGCCGAAACCGTTCGTGTCAGGGTCCGCAACGCCCACGGGCTGCATGCCCGTCCGGCCAAGCAGCTGGTGCAGGTGGCGCGAGCACAGGGGATGCCGGTACGTGTGCGGCTTGCCGAAGGCGGCAATGAGGCCGTTTCGGCTGCCAGCCTGACCAAGGTGATCGGACTGGGGGCGCGGCGCGGGCAGATGCTGATCTTCTCGGCCGAAGGCGCCGGCGCGCGTGAGGCCGTCGAGGCCATGGCCGAGGCGCTGCGCGGCGGACTGGGTGAAGAAGTTACCCCGCTGGGCGATACCAGCGATGCGCGTCCGTCGCGCAACCGCCAGACCCCGCGTGAGCCGGTGGTTGCCCCGGCGGCCGACACGCCGCTGACGGCCGTGCCGGCATCGCCCGGTATGGCGATCGCACCGGTATTCGTGATGCGTCCGCCGGAATTTCACTACGAGGAAACAGCCTCTGACCGTGAGGCGCAAAAGGCGCGTCTGGGTGAGGCGATCAAGGAGGCCGAGCAGCAGCTTGAAGAGATGATTCGCGCTGCCGGCGGAGAAGTGGCCGAAATTCTCTCCATGCATGAAGAGATGCTGGGTGACCCGGAACTTCGTGAAGCCGCTTATGAGGCGATCAACGAAGGCAAGAGCGCCGAAGGGGGCTGGTGGCGCGCCATCGATGTGGCCGCCCGCGCTCAGGAAGCGCTGGCTGATCGGCTACTGGCCGAGCGTGCCGCCGACCTGCGTGATGTCGGTCGCCGTGTGCTGGGCAATCTCTGCGGTGTGAAGATGCCTGATCCGCCGACCCACCCCTATATTCTGGTCACCGATGACGTTGGGCCTTCTGACGTGGCGCGGCTGGATACCTCGCGGGTGCGTGGCATCCTGACGGCGCGCGGTGGTGCGACCTCTCACAGCGCGATTCTGGCGCGGGCGCTGGGCATTCCAGCGGTCGTGGGGGCTGGCGAGACCATCATGGCGCTGGATAACGGCATTGACATGATTCTCGACGGCGAGCGTGGTCGCGTGATTCCGGCGCCGGACCCGGAGCGCCGTGCCCGCACCGAGCTCTCCATCCGCGAGCGCGAGATTCGCGAGCGTGAGGCCTTCGAGGTTCGTTTTGAGCCGGCCGTCACCCGCGATGGTCATCGCGTCGAGGTCGCCGCGAACCTTGGTAATACCGCACACGCTGCGGATGCCGTCGAGCGCGGTGCCGAGGCGGTGGGGCTTTTGCGCACCGAGTTTGTTTTCATGGCCCACCCGCAGGCGCCGGATCTGGACACCCAGATCGTCGAGTACCGTCAGGCCTTTGATGCCCTGGGGGCCGATCGTGCGCTGGTGGCACGTACGCTGGATGTGGGTGGCGACAAGCCGCTGGACTACTGGCCGGTACCGGCAGAAGACAACCCCTTTCTGGGCCTGCGAGGCATTCGTCTGGCGCTGACCCGTCCGGACGTACTCGAAACCCAGATTCGGGCACTTTTGATGGCAGCCGGTGATCGCCCGCTGCGCATCATGTTCCCGATGGTCAAGGATGTGGAGGAGTTTCACGCCGGCAAGGCGATCTTTGATCGTGTTCAGGCCGAGGTACAGGCCAGCGATGTTCAGCTGGGCGTGATGATCGAGATCCCGTCCTGTGCGCTGCTGGCGCCGAGTCTGGCTGAGCATGTCGATTTCTTCTCGATCGGCACCAACGATCTGACCCAGTACACCCTGGCGATCGATCGTGGCCATTCCCGTCTGTCGGCCCAGGCCGATGGTCTGCATCCGGCAGTACTGCGCCTGATCCAGATGACAGTGGATGCCGCTCACGCCAAAGGGCGCTGGGTCGGGGTCTGTGGTGAGCTGGGCAGCGATCCACAGGCGATCGGCGTGCTGATGGGGCTGGGTGTCGATGAGCTATCGGTCTCCAGCCGTCAGATTCCGCTGGTCAAGCAGCGTATTCGCAGTCTGAACCTGGATGAGAGTCGGGCGCTGGCACAGCGCGCGCTGGCCTGCCCGACGGCGGCTGACGTGCGTGCCATGCTGGAGTCCCTGGCATGA